The Caproicibacterium amylolyticum genome includes the window GAGGCCGTAATGACGATCTTCCGCTCGCCGCAGACGGCGTCAAGCTCGTCGCCGGCGCGGAACCCCGCCTGCGCCAGCATCTCCCCGGGAAGCACAACTTCCTCCAAAGCCTCGTTGTCAGCCGGATCCTGTTCATCCTCCACGCCCTGGCGGGAAACGAACTCCCGCCACAGAGCCTGCAGAGTGTGCGAATCGTCGCAGATCAGGGCACGGATTTCATCGCCGGGGGAAAGCTCCAGCTGAATGGAGACTTCCTCGGGAATTCTGAGGCGCCCTTTCCGGTCGACGGCGGCGCTGGTTTCAAGTAATCTCATTGCATTTTCCTCCTTGATTTGGGCCGTTTGGTCATAAAACTTCATGTGCGGATTATCGCGCGCCACGATGGATGCAAACGAGGCGGGAGCGCATGAAGTTTTCGCGCATGTGGCGCGGTAATTTATTTTTTTGCTATGCTTTTGCATAGCAAAAAAGGCCGGCGTCGGACGAACCGAAGAGATTCATCTGCACCGGCAGTTCGCGCAGTTTTTCACTGGTGTCATAGTTGGCGATAAGGACTTCGGCGTATTCGCAGCCGCCGTCATACCGCTGGGCAAGGTTGCTCAGGCGGCTGACCGCCTCGATCTGAAAGTCATGGTAGAGCTCACGGATGAATGCGCAGTCGTTATAGCTCACCAGCCATTTCCCCTTGCAGGAAGCGAGCGTGTCCCGCAGACGGTAATGGTCCTCGAGGCCAAACGCCACGGCGTAATGACCTTCCGTCTGGTAATACGGCGGGTCGCAGTAATAGAAGGCGTCATCCCGCTCGTACTGCCGGATGAGGGCCTCAAAGTCTTTGTTCTCTATAACCGTGTCGCGGAGCCTCCGGCTGCCTTCCCACAACAAATGGAAGGTCTTGCGGATATCGAAGGGCTGGCAGCCGTAGCTGGTGCAGCCGCTGCCGTAGCTCAGGCGGACGAGTTTGTAAAAGGCCGCGGCCCGCTTGACGTCATTCATCGTTGCGTTTTCGAGCAGGATCGGCTTGATTTCCTCATACTCCGGAGGAGCCAGGTAACGCTCGGCGATCTCCAGTTCCTCTTTCAGGTAAGGGCTGGTGAATTCCTCTTTTTCGAGGTATCTTTTGAGGACGCCGAATTCGTCCCGCCCGTTAAGGGGCAGAAAGTTCAATTCCTTCAGAAGCGCGAACGGGCGGTCGCGGACGCAGCGAAAAAGGTTGACAAGATTGGCATTGAAGTCGTTATACACCTCCATAGCGGAGTCGGGCCTTCGTCCGAACAACACCCAGCCGCCCCCGCCGAACACCTCGACATATCGTCCTATCTGAATCGGCATCCGCTGGTAGATCTGGTCGCGCAGAGCTTTCTTCCCGCCGATCCAGCTGATGATGCTGTTCACTTGCGCCGCCTTCTTCCATCGCGGCGGTTCATTTCTTCCTCATCCGTGCGTATGCAGGTCCCGTCCGTGTTCCAGCAGATGAAGCCGATTCCAGGGTACGGGCAGCCTTTGCAGCGGGACAGCTCTTTGGGAAGCGGGAGGGTTACCGGCTTCGGAGGGCCCGCCGATCCTGTTCCGGGTTTTTCTTTTGTTTTCTGATCCATGGTTCATCTCCTTATAACGGAAACGGCGCTGCCTTTTTGCAAAGGCGGCGCCGTTTGTTAACCGTATTCGATTGTCCTGCCAACATTTTTCCTCCTGAAACAAAAAAGTGCCTTTTGATCTTCGTTAAAATCAAAAGGCGACGCAAAGTTTATTCTGTCTACGGTTGCACATCTCTGGATAAAAGTATGATTCATTCACCTCATTTCCATCTGCGGTTCGGGC containing:
- a CDS encoding DNA adenine methylase, whose translation is MNSIISWIGGKKALRDQIYQRMPIQIGRYVEVFGGGGWVLFGRRPDSAMEVYNDFNANLVNLFRCVRDRPFALLKELNFLPLNGRDEFGVLKRYLEKEEFTSPYLKEELEIAERYLAPPEYEEIKPILLENATMNDVKRAAAFYKLVRLSYGSGCTSYGCQPFDIRKTFHLLWEGSRRLRDTVIENKDFEALIRQYERDDAFYYCDPPYYQTEGHYAVAFGLEDHYRLRDTLASCKGKWLVSYNDCAFIRELYHDFQIEAVSRLSNLAQRYDGGCEYAEVLIANYDTSEKLRELPVQMNLFGSSDAGLFCYAKA
- a CDS encoding AbrB/MazE/SpoVT family DNA-binding domain-containing protein, with translation MRLLETSAAVDRKGRLRIPEEVSIQLELSPGDEIRALICDDSHTLQALWREFVSRQGVEDEQDPADNEALEEVVLPGEMLAQAGFRAGDELDAVCGERKIVITASDEAPGRLDPLDSLPDDLRRLCGDLGFNPDTVRNAMRKGGYFRE